GCCTGGGAAGAGAGATGGAAAATCAAACAGAGAGATCCAGAGTGAAATGAGGAGGCACAATAGACAGCATAAGACATTACTAGAGCAGGGACATACTGATGGCAGAGGGCAGATTACAGCTGTAGAGGGatctgaggaaaagaaaagagagaagtggACTGCTTAGAGGAGATGGAAGAGGACAGAGAGTTTAGAAAATGAGACAGGAAGAGGACAGAGGataagagagagggaaagctCAAGAGACGTTGGAATGAATATGAGTATAAGGCTAGATTGGGCAATACGAAAACACAGTGAAGGGATAGTAAGCTAGGCTCATTATTATCTAGGATGCCCACAACCACAGCTACAAGGCTCTTTCTGAAAAGGCACAGAAATGGGGGAGGAACAGAAAAGACCTCCAGCTGGGAGAAGTCAGCAAGAAGCCACAAGAGTTGAATCCAGAGGAACAAGAAGACAGGTATGTGAGGGGCTCTAATGGTAGAAAGGTGGTGCTCTTTCCAAGATTCCCAGCTTGAACCTCTATCATGGGTGGGATGCTAGATTCTGAAGAGGGTGGGGGTGTGAGGAACAGTCTTTGTGGCAAGGGTAGGATATGAAGGGACAGGCTGGTGCATGACAGGGAGGCAAAGGTCATGGCAGCACTCAAGAGAGAGGCTCATGGAGGACACGGAAGTCCTGGCTTGAGGAACAGAAGAGCTGGGTCACTTGCTAGACGGCAAGGTAGCCCCaaggagtgaaggaaggaagtagGAGTCTCACCTGCATGGATGGCATCCTGCTGGTGGAGGTGCAGGTGAGAGTGGATGTGGGAGTGCTGGTGGTGATGGGGGGTCACATTGAGCATCTGCAGCCGGGCCAGTGGGTCATTGCCCAAGGCTGCCACCCTTTCTGCATGCTGTCTCTCAGCTGCCAGACGCTCCGCATAGGACATGTCAGGCCGCAGGGCTGGCCCAGCAGCCAGTGCCAGACGTTCCCTCTCAAGGGGCCCCAGGCTGGGATGAAAGGGGAAAGGGTGCAGGCCAGGAGGGCCAGGCTGCAGAGCCAGGCCCCCGTGTCGGGGGAAGGGATCCAGGCCTGGCCCAGGAACCCCGTGTAAGGGTTCCAGCTCACTGGGCTTCACCTCGAAGCCAGGCTTGAGGCGATCACGGAGGTCTCGTTCTCGGGCCTCCCGCTCCCTCTCCCGGGCTGCTGGGTCACTGCTGTACAGGGCTGGGACATTGTAACCCAGGAGCCCCGGGTCCACTGCCCCCAGGGGCACGTAGAACGGATGGTTGCGATTGCCAGGAGACATGACGTGGGGCCGGGCATATTCACTGAGAGTGCGCAGGGCCGGAGTGTCAGGACCCAAGTAGGGGGGCACTGTAGCCACAGCGCTGCCCGGCTCAAACGGAGGGCGATGGGGCACAGGGCCGAGAGATGGACACTCCACTGGAGCACGTCCCTCCTGAGCCAACTTCTGCGGGGTACGAAGAAAAGAAGAGTCAGAAGAGCAGTCCTGTAAAAAGGTGGCCGGTCCTAAGCTACTCATTTGCCTCAGCAACTGAATGCAGCCTACCAGGACCTTCCCTAACCCCTTCTCCTAAATAGTGGCTGTTCTTACAGTCCACAGGTAGTCTGACCTGAGCTGTCCTTCAACCAACCCAGGCAGGCAGTCCTCTCGCAGGAATCTTCCCGGTCTCCATTTCCTAGGCTgcagtccttcctcccctccaaGAGGTGGCGCGATGACGCCCCGCCCCTCGAGCCTCCCAGCGCAGCGCAAAAGGAGAGCAGTAAGGCGGGAGGCGCACGTGGTGACGCACTCACCATGCTCCGTTCCAGCTCGCGCTCCTTCTCGCGCTCCCGCTCTTTCTCACGTTCCCGCTCGCGCTCGCGCTCCTTTTCTTCGCGAGCGCGCTGCTCGGCCTCGCGCCGCACCTTCTCCACCAGATCGGCTCTCTTCTTGGCCAGCTTGGAGCCCTCCAGCGGCACAAAGTATAAGTCGCTGCGCGCGCACGAGTTAAAGCCGCGATCCAGGTGTTTATTGAACCTGCCAGGGCGCGGAGGCAGCAAGTGTTTAGCCCTCGTGAGCGGCTCCGCAGTGACTCCCGCCCAAAGTCAGCATCCGcaggctgggaaggaggggcGAGGGTGCTTTAAAAAGCACCCCATGACTGCAAGCACCCTTCCTTTCGTGCCTCCTGCCTATCTCTGTCACCCTCTTCGTTGTTCCCCATCCCAGTCCCGCCCATGCCCCACTCACCTGGCTGACTGACTGGCGTGGCTGGGTACGTCTACCACCTTGGGAGGGGGCGAGGGGCTGCGGACAGGGGGCACTGGGCTGTCGGGGGTCTCATATTCCTCAGCCGGCTCCTGTTTGATCTGCGTGGCGTTGAGGGGCGGCCCCGAGGCAGGGCCCGCAGGAGGTGGTGGCAGGGATGACAGGCTCGAGGGCCCTGCAGTTGGCAGGGGTGGCCCAGGTCCCACGGTGGGCGAGCCTGGCTTGAAGGTCCCTGGGCCTGCGGGCGGCGAAGCGCCTCGGTAGCCTGGTGGGGTCCCCGTTCGGAAGGAGGGCGGTGACCCCGGCTTGTATCCCGGTGGGGTGGCTGTCTTGTAGGCCCCTGGGGACTGGGCTCTCTTCCCATACGGTGGGGGCCCAGGTGGGGAGGCTGTTTTGTAGCCTGCTGGCGAGGAAGCCACTGTGGCAATGACTGTGGAAAGTGTAGCCGAGGAGGTGGTGACTGGAGGCACCGGTGGGAAAGGGTAGGGCGCCCCTTGGGggccctgggaaggggaggggtgtgAACATGGGTAGGACCcttgagaggaggaagaagagttggaagaggaagaagaggctggGGGGCCATTAGGGCCTGCTTGGCTATAGGACACCTGGctgtgaggtgggggcaggtgtgctGGCCCTGGTGGGTAGGGCCTCAGAGAGCCCAGGGAGGGGGACATGGCATAAGGGTGTGCATGGTGGGAATTACTGCTCTCTAGGGGGTGGGGATATGCTCCAGGTGGCGGGGGCCCAGAGCTACCAtgatgctgttgctgctgctgttgctgctgctgctgttgctggtggtgatggtgatgtgTTGGAGCTGGTGGGTGGGCAGTGGACTGTCCTCcagtggaaggagggaaggggcctGGGTGGGCATTGCTGTTGGCCAAGAGGCGGCCAtagggtggaggtggtgggggacCCTGGCTCCACACAGCCTGGGATGGGAGAGAAGGCTGAGTATACTTGGGTGGCTGATTAGAAACAGACAAGCTGGtcgggggagggaaggagtggggatAACTGGGCAATGCCTGGGAAGCTGCGTattgggaggcagaggcagatgaAGAAGAACTGGCAGAGGAGGCTGCTGCAGAACTACTACTAGAGGATGAATAAGGATACCTCATTGGGGGGGCTGgggcagaagaggaggaaacagggGGCAGAGGATGGGGTGAGGGAGCAAGAGTGGGGCCCTTCTCTGGGCCAGGAGGAAGTCCACCCATACCCTGCCCCATGGCATGGGGAGAGGGCAGATGCCCAGGTAGTggctgggcccccagcccaggaggaGAGGCTGATGCATTGTTAAGGGGTCTcagagcaggtgggggaggcaggtttGGTGTCACGTGGGGGAAAGTGGCTGGTGGTGGAGCAGAGGGTAGGTTTCCACCACCCACTGGAGTGTTAGGCGGCTTTGTTGGGGGAACACCACCAGCCCCAGAGCTTGATATTGAAATGGGAGTAGTAGGTGGGGGGTGCTGCTTACCCCCACTAGGGGCCCCTACTGaagaggcagcccctccccccttgGGACCCATTGGGGGTCCAGACAAAACCCCTCCACCAGCACCCCCAGGATAGAGCtgtgggtgagggggaggggccccaggaggAGCCTGGAACATCCGAGATGTGGGGGGTTCCATGGGAGCATGATATCCAGTGGGTGTCACAGAAGAATGAGGTTCAAAACCAGGCTCTGGCTGCCGGGGGTTGCTGTCTggtggtggaggagagggaggaaagagtggAGGTGGGTGGTAGGGGCGGGCTGGGCCCTGGGACAGGCCAGAAGACGAGTCGGAGTCATTCTCAACACTTCCAGGGCTGTAGATGCTGGGGGACGTGCTTCGGTTATCCTGGTCTATGTCCCTTGGGTCACTGCTGCCATCATCATTGAGGCTCCGCCCATCTAAGCTGTCCAGATCGGAGGGAGACTGTGGCCGAGGGAGCTCCTGCTGCAGAAAAGGGAgggccattttcccctttcctttcttgcttCCCCTAGACTTGGGGTCTCCTTGGCAAGAAATCATTTCCCCCTCACAGCACACCACTGTGCCAAAGTGTGATGAATACTCTTACTCAAGCCCACTTTCCTACCATCTCTGGATTCCACCACATTCTCAGTTGCCCCCTAGCAGTTAGTCTGGTTTCCTCCTTGTAAAACCCTGGCCCTTCAAGTGTCCATCTCAGGCACCTTCTCTCTGTCCACAGCTGAACCCAAACCCCTGTCTTCCACCAGCTCATATCTACCCTCCTCTCAACTCCTTTACCCCTTTAACATCCCAGAAACCCCTGGTTCTTAAAAGGACCACCTCtacattttccttatgatttatCTGTTCCTTCCAGTAAGACTTCTCACCCTTaacctcctgccctgccccttcctgaAAATCAGGACCTAGGAAAGGCTAGACTCTTCCACACTTCCAGTCCCCTTTGACCCTGCCTAGCCAAAGCCCTAAAGATCTGTCTGATATATTATAGACAGGACCACTTTAATAAGTACTAGgatgtgatttttctctcatatcCCAAGTGAGACTAAAATAGGAATCCAgcactcagtggactgagtgctggcctgtgaaccaaagggttgccagttcagttcctggccagggcatgtgcctgggttgggggctgggtacctgtttgggggtgtgtgagaggcaacgactgatgtttctttccctcacttccctcctctctaaaaattaataaattaaacctTAAGAAAAATAGTGAGATTAACAAGAAAAAGGGAATCCTGAATGAAAGAAAGTGTAGAGGAAGGAAAGTCAGAAGATGGGTCAGGACGGCTGCAAGGGTCTCCCACCTCAGTTTTGGTCTTTTTTGGTGCGTTGGTctcctcactctcactctctgAGATCTCCTCACTGCGGCCCTGCTTGCTGACCTTTGGGGTGGAGGCTTCCTCTACTCGTGCCTTctgttaaagagaaagagaaaattcttgTCTTACACCTCCCAAGCCTCCGCCACTACCCTGTGCCAGACAGGAAGttcccccacaacacacacaaacaccctcAGCCCCAGAGCCTGAGCATCCTGTGGGAGGACCTCGGGACAGAATACCTTGGCTGTCTGCCTAGACTTCTCGGCTTTGCCATCACTGCTGGATGTGCTGACCCCTCCAGGGGAGGCCCGGCCCCTCGATCTCAGTTCTTCCCGGGGCCCAGGGGCCTCTTTCTTCCGTCCACTCCTCATTGACATCTGAggaataaggaagaaaacaataaaaaggtttttttacgTTTCACCTAACTTCAGGATGCACCTtacttctgttctttctctccagGCCCTTCCCCCTAGCTTCCCCGCCCCTAATCTTTCATGTGTCTCAATTAAGCTATCACTCACTGAGTCTTTATTCTGTCGTGTCTTCATTCTTCAGGCTGTGGAGACCCCATTCTCCTCTGCCTGGGCAGCTGAATACAGAAATTTCTCTGCTTCACCCCAAGCTccccacagctgtggcctgggaagcaggaagcAGGATCTCCAAGTTTCCAGTGTAGGCGCCTGGGACTTGCAGGATCTGTTTTCAGTGAAGCCTGTTAGAAAGAACATCCAAGTCTCCAAATCAGGGAACAGAGTCTGAAAGGGCTACCACTGTGCTTGTCAAGGGGCTGAGCGAGTGGTTCCACGCTAAGCCTTTCGGTCAAGAGGTACTAGCCCCGTAACTCGGCTGGCTCGCCCCATGGGCTACCCAGCTATCTACAAGTGCAGAAGACTCTGCTTGCAATGTCATCTCTTTCATCCCTGGGGAGGGCAATACAACTCAGATGTAGCTAGGAGCCCCCATTCTAGAGATGACACTGTTTTACCCGTCACAGTCCCCAGGAGATACCTGTGCACATGCGCATTCCACAGGGATGCGAAAAGAGGAGCGAAAAGAAACAAGCTCAAGTAGTAACAgaggaatgaaaagaaacaaactcaagtAGTAACTTATGTATCGAGTACCTTCTTTATGTCAAACCCTCACCTACACAATTTAATATTTACAACCAACCCTCAAAAGTAGGTGTTACTACTCCCATtatataggtgaggaaactgaggctcgaagATTGTGATTCTGACTTGCCAAATTCATGTGATAATACACAGCGAGGAACCAGTGACGGTGCCAGCATCAAGCCCACCTCTCCCTGATTTCAAAGCCCACGTTCTTTCTTCTATGCTTTGCTATATTCTCATCAGAAGCTGGTGCGATTAGTCCTCAGAAGACCTAGATCAGCCCCAGAGATACAAAAAGAATCTTTTTTCACATCAGAGTAGGTGGGAGAAGACTGCCCCAATCTACACTGCAAAGGCACACAACCCTACCAATCCCAAGACCAAATCCAGGTATCCCCAAAGAGCAGAGCTTCACTTTTGAGAGCGTCATAAAGACCCCCTCTCTAGTACATGGGGTCCCGAAGGCCAGAGGAAAAGGCAGGACTTTTCATGTTGCCGACCAAATCAGCGAGATCAGTGAGCACACAACACAACTTTACAATCTTGTGAACCTATCTGTCACTCGGCTCAGATGGGCACACACCCCTTCTCACAGCTGATCTGTATCTATCCATATCTATATAGTCAGCTATTTTTGTTTGCAGTGGTTTGTATTTCTTGCTAAGTGTCCTATCTTTCAACACTACTGACCATATGATCTTTAGAGAGCAAAAATGTTGTTATTGTTCTCTTCCTTTCGGTGTCCCCCACTGATggcatgtacacatgtgtgttcCGTTCTTGTTTTTGATCTTTAAGCTCACCAACTTCATAGGCCTTCTTGGATGAAGTGCTGGTGGTCTCAGTGGGAACGGAGTAAGCTTACCTGCCTGTTCTGAGTTAGGAGGCCTGGCTAGGCAAGTGGCATTTCCACATCCTAGATCATACTTTCCCCAAGGAATACAAAGTAATTACTTCACTCAGTGCCACTGAGCCATACTGAGGCAGGTAGTGAGGGGTGAGCCTAACCTTTCCAGGAAACTTAGTAAGAATTTACTTAGAGTAACAAAATAGCTGGAACAGGGCCCCAGGCCTTTTGAACTTACAACCGATGCTCTGCCCAGTAAACCAGCAACTTTTCCTCAACTACAACTATTACCACATTTTTGTTGTGTAGATTGATTTGAAAACTCAACCCCCAAAATCCAAAGAATAAAACCCAAATAACAAAAGGGAAAAGCAACCCTAACAAAAGTGCAACAATGAGCATTTGTGACTGGTGTGTCTTTGCTAGCCCCTCTAGAGAACAGTGCCCATCTCTCCTCCCCATCACTGACCCCGCTCCCAAGTCTTCCACAGCTAGGTCAGAGAAATGCGGGAATGTCCCTGAGCAATCCtagtgtgcccctccccccacctcgaCTTTCAAAAGCACCTGAAATCTGATAAAACAAGCAAGGAGTAActttgaaagataaaaacagTCATAAAAAGGCAGGTAATCCTGGGGCAAGGAGGGGCAGGGCGAGAGCAGTTAGGGTTGTGTCTGAATCAGAGGCAGGTTTTAGCAGCAACAGCTAAGCTACACTCCATCTTGCCCTAGTAGCCAGTCACTGCAACTAACATTTatagagcacctactgtgtgtctggCAACACACTAAGCTGACTCACATTCATTGCCTTACTGCAAAAGGAAAAGGATAAAAGACCAGATTGGGGAAGTGGAAAAGTGAAAACTAGGGAAAGAGTCtctaagaacagaaaaagaaattaagggagaaatGTGagaagggtgccagaaggaataCAATACAAGCACAAAGCTTTTCTGGGAAGGGCTTACAGAGTGAATTTCAGGATCCTTGGCCCAGCCCCCACCATCATTCCAGATCTGCCAGACTAACAAACCAGTCCAAAGTGACTGCTAGATGACAATGCAGCCCAGACCAGCAGATAACAATGCACTGGCCTAAGCCTTCAGAGAATCCAGGATTGTCAGGCGCACCTCAGAAATCATCTCATCTGTAACCCCTTCACCTCACAATGACGCCGAGGCTAAGAGAAacaggtgacttgcccaaggtcacagaagtGCAGCCAGGACTAGACCCAAGTCTCCTGGCTCCAGTTCCAGAGTGCTTCCACTGCACCAGGCTATTCCACTGCCCTTACCCCTGGGCCACCCTCACCTGAGACGGGCATGGAAAAGCTCAGGCAGTCCTACAAGATCAGGGAAATAGGTCAAAGGTTAGCTGAGGGAAGGGGTCACTGTGTCAAAAGAGGAAAAGGTTGATTGGGGAAGACGGACTCAgattaagaaaatggaagaatatcCGTACAAAGAATCAAAAAGACTACTGCATACAAAAAGTCCCTGCTAATAAGAGATAGAGTCAGAAAGAACTACCAAAAGATGGTATAGTGAAGAGAGCACTTCCATGCTCCCACCATGCCTAGGGGGGCAGACTTGGAGAAACACCGGGACTGTCAACTAACACATCTACCTGTGTCCAACAGACTGCTCATGGAAGGGGGTGGGCCCCTGCTAAACCCAGACGCCAGCAGCACCGGCCACGTTCTCCAGAACCCAGACAACGGTCCTCCGGATGTGTCCAAAGTCTGAAGTCCAGTCAACATTCTGAACCCCCACCTATTAGACATCCGCTGGATCGTTGCCATGGCAACGAAATGGCAGAACCTGAACCTCGAGAGTCCATCCCAGGGGTCCATCAGCCAGCCACTCCCCTTCCAGTTGCTAAAGCAACTCCTACTCTCCTATAGTACCCTCAGGGAAGAGAGCTGAAGAGGACCTACCCCagtagaaataaacccatgcacaAAGGGAAATCTCTGAGCTCAAAATAGTAAATGAAGACAACCCCCCTCCTGCCACAAACCACAGCTAGAGGGGCAGAGGGATGCCCTAGGGAACTGAAGGTGGAGGTGACAACTTGTCTGGCGTGCCTACAACATGGCCCAATTCCCTCCTCGTTTCCACCCTCCCGGataccctctctccctcactctcccgTCAGTGTTCCTCCCTCCATTAGTTTTAAGATGACCCGCGCTACTGGGCCCCAGTGTGCCCCTCTCCGAGAAGTAACTCTGTCTgaaattgggaggaaaaaaaagaccaGAGGTGACCTGCACTAGGGGAAAGAAAACTGAATCACGAGAGCATTGCCTTCCCAATTCCACTCGGGAACACCTCAGGGTCCTCTCGAAGGTGGGCCCCTGCTCGGTCGTTTCCCCGGGTTCCATTCCCCTCCTTCATCAGCTACAATCCCTCCCCACCTACCAcaccccttccccacttcccacttcccttccccacaAACCACCCCCAACCTCGAGCTCGGAAACCCGGGTTCTGGGCCTCTGGGGCTTTTCCTGGAGACCTGAAGCCCCACCTCGCTGCCATCTGTCGAATTTCTTTTTGCCTTCGCCCCAAAGCCCCTTCACGGGTATCTCCCGTTCATCCCCAAGCCACCCTCCGCCGCGGGGTCCCGGCTGCCCCCTCTTTTGCCCCATCAGCCTCCTCCGGagaccctcccacctccccccacacgCCCGATCCTCCGGGTGCCCGGGCCCTCGGCCCTCCGCCCTCCGCGGGGCGCCGGCCCCACTCCGCGCCCCGGCGCCGGGCCCGGCGGAGCCCGCAGTGGGGGGACCCGGCCGGGAAAATAACAAatggaggcggcggcggcggcggcggcgggaggggaagtgggagggtgggggtgggggtgggggtgggggtggggagccgcgggcccggggcccgggcgTGCCCCAGGCCCGCGCGGCCGCAGGTCTTACCTGGCCGGAGCTCGGGACGGCTGGCTGGCTCCGAGCGGGATGCGGGGATCCGGCGCCTccggggggcggcggcggccgctcccccgcccccctctcctcttcccgcTTCAGACGCCGCCGCGACGCCGGCGGCCGCGGCCCCGACCCGCTCGGAGGGCGGcccccatccccctctcccccaccccggccccgatCGCCCGCGGACCCCGAGCGATCCCGACCCCGGCTCCGGCTCAGCCCCTCCCcgggcccgccgccgccgccccgcggCCCCCGGAACGCCCGGGCCGCGCCGCCCGCCCCGCCGCTCCGCTCGCGCCCGCGGCCCTCCGCGCggctctgcccggctgcccgccgccgccgccgccgcccgcgcccGCCTCGCGCGGCCCGCACTCGCGCTACCCCCGGCCCCCTCGGAGGCCTCCGCCCGCGGCCCCCGCCCCTTCGCGGGCCGCCGTCGCCctcgcccccccccgcccctccccgcggCCAGCGGCGCCCCCCACTGGGtcccggccccccggcccccggcgcCGGCCCGACCCCGGGCTGCGGGCGGGCTGCGCGGCGCGTCCGTCCGGCGACTCGCACAGGAAAGCGGCCGGCGAAGGGAGGGAGCTCGGGAGAGGGggatgggagaagggaggaagagggagaaggagggagcgCGGAGGAACGGGGAgagaggggccaggagggagaCGCGAGGGAGGGAGAGCTCGGCAGGCTgcgcggggggagggggacgcGAGAGGGGAGGCGCCGCGCGAGTTGGCCGCGGCCGAGGCCGAGGGGGCCCGGGGCGCAGGGAGGGGTTCGCGGGGGCGGAACGTGGGGAGCCCGCGGGCCTGGCACGGGAGAGGgctagggagggaggggctgcgggtTATAGGGGCAGATGTGGGAGGCAGAAGTTTGAGGGCACAGGGGTCTGTGGCGGAGGTGGGGCGGGAGGTTGCGGGTACGAGGCCGAGATTGGGGCAGTGGGGTGAGATTGGAAAGATGGAGCTACGAGGGGGCTTTCGGGGCAATGAGGTGTGTGGTAAGAGATGCAAGCAGCCTGGGTGACAGCGTCCGTGGCAGACATGTCGGGCGGGGGAAGGTTGGGGAGGCAGTTATGACAGAGAATAGGATAGAAGTTTGGGgttagaaggaggggaagaaattgaaaaaaaaattagagacacATATAGGAGGCTGAGATTTCTGGAAGAGGGTAGAATTTGAGGGTAACGTGtcggggaaagaaaaggaaatgtaagaaTTTGGGGGTGACGAAGGCAAGCTGGAGAGAGACAAGTTCAGAGACATCAGCTTGGAGTGAGAAAGGGAAGCATGACGAACCTTAAGAAGGGATGACAGAAGTGGAGCCAGATGCATTCTCTAGGGGTCCCTGGGgctctggcggggggggggggggggggggctggaagaCACAGGGGTGGCTGGGCTCTGGAGGTGAGGGGTTTCCAAGAGAGCTGAGGAGGATTTTGATAGCAAGACAAAGTAGTTAGAACGGAGTGGGTGTGGAGGGGTTGGGAATGGGTAAAGAAGACTGGATGGAAATGTAAGATCAACACGGTCTTTGGTGGTAATATGAAAGAGGGAAGGTCGGTGATGCAGAAGAcaagagagtggaagggaaagcAGGAGAAGGAAATGACAGAAATGGGGGTGGGCGAGCTCCAGTGTAGGGAAGAGATTACTTTATAGGAGTGGGACACCATGCTCGGGCCCCCTGTCTGGCGGTGTCTCCTTTGAAGTCATCACTGATGGTACTTTGGGTCCCAGGGAAGGAGTGAGGTGGGGATTCTGGCTCAAAGCATAGCCAGATCCCTAGGTGCCCTCATCCCCCAATCCCAATCATTCTAATGTGGAGACAGTCCCCACCACAGGCCTAaggctctttcttctcctcccacGGCTCTCCAAGCAGCCTCTGACACTGTCAGTCTGCCAGCCATTCCCAGTCTTCAGACTTAAAGCCAGCACCCCCAGCAGTCCAGCACCAGTGTCTTCTGGGCTGGCTCCCTGGCCCCACACTAAACTGCAACATCTCCCAGGACAAAGGACGCCAAGACACTGGTTGGTTTTTGGCAGCTGAGAGTGGGAAGGccagagaatgggagggaggcaggctgggaaaTAGGAAGAGCTGGAGCTGGAGTTTGGATTGGGAGCCCTAATAGTTCTCCAGATTTGGGGTGGGGATAGGGTATGTGTGAGGCCAGGCCAGCCAGAGGCCAAGGATGGACCCTGAATGGCAGGATCCCCCCCAACCTTCTGAAAAGGAAGGAGGTTGGCTCTGTAGCAACTCAGTAGATTTTGTCTCATATTTCCTTGGGCCAGGCTCAGCCAAATTCTAGAAATACCCAAAAGCTCTAAAAAGATTCCAAAGCTCTGGGGACCCTGAACAAGAAGGCTTCCTTGGCCTAGGAAGGAGTCACCACTCTTCAATCTCTTGAAT
The sequence above is a segment of the Phyllostomus discolor isolate MPI-MPIP mPhyDis1 chromosome 2, mPhyDis1.pri.v3, whole genome shotgun sequence genome. Coding sequences within it:
- the ATN1 gene encoding atrophin-1 isoform X2 — translated: MKTRQNKDSMSMRSGRKKEAPGPREELRSRGRASPGGVSTSSSDGKAEKSRQTAKKARVEEASTPKVSKQGRSEEISESESEETNAPKKTKTEELPRPQSPSDLDSLDGRSLNDDGSSDPRDIDQDNRSTSPSIYSPGSVENDSDSSSGLSQGPARPYHPPPLFPPSPPPPDSNPRQPEPGFEPHSSVTPTGYHAPMEPPTSRMFQAPPGAPPPHPQLYPGGAGGGVLSGPPMGPKGGGAASSVGAPSGGKQHPPPTTPISISSSGAGGVPPTKPPNTPVGGGNLPSAPPPATFPHVTPNLPPPPALRPLNNASASPPGLGAQPLPGHLPSPHAMGQGMGGLPPGPEKGPTLAPSPHPLPPVSSSSAPAPPMRYPYSSSSSSSAAASSASSSSSASASQYAASQALPSYPHSFPPPTSLSVSNQPPKYTQPSLPSQAVWSQGPPPPPPYGRLLANSNAHPGPFPPSTGGQSTAHPPAPTHHHHHQQQQQQQQQQQQHHGSSGPPPPGAYPHPLESSNSHHAHPYAMSPSLGSLRPYPPGPAHLPPPHSQVSYSQAGPNGPPASSSSSNSSSSSQGSYPCSHPSPSQGPQGAPYPFPPVPPVTTSSATLSTVIATVASSPAGYKTASPPGPPPYGKRAQSPGAYKTATPPGYKPGSPPSFRTGTPPGYRGASPPAGPGTFKPGSPTVGPGPPLPTAGPSSLSSLPPPPAGPASGPPLNATQIKQEPAEEYETPDSPVPPVRSPSPPPKVVDVPSHASQSARFNKHLDRGFNSCARSDLYFVPLEGSKLAKKRADLVEKVRREAEQRAREEKEREREREREKEREREKERELERSMKLAQEGRAPVECPSLGPVPHRPPFEPGSAVATVPPYLGPDTPALRTLSEYARPHVMSPGNRNHPFYVPLGAVDPGLLGYNVPALYSSDPAAREREREARERDLRDRLKPGFEVKPSELEPLHGVPGPGLDPFPRHGGLALQPGPPGLHPFPFHPSLGPLERERLALAAGPALRPDMSYAERLAAERQHAERVAALGNDPLARLQMLNVTPHHHQHSHIHSHLHLHQQDAIHAASASVHPLIDPLASGSHLTRIPYPAGTLPNPLLPHPLHENEVLRHQLFAAPYRELPASLSAPMSAAHQLQAMHAQSAELQRLALEQQQWLHAHHPLHSVPLPAQEDYYSHLKKESDKPL
- the ATN1 gene encoding atrophin-1 isoform X1, whose translation is MKTRQNKDSMSMRSGRKKEAPGPREELRSRGRASPGGVSTSSSDGKAEKSRQTAKKARVEEASTPKVSKQGRSEEISESESEETNAPKKTKTEQELPRPQSPSDLDSLDGRSLNDDGSSDPRDIDQDNRSTSPSIYSPGSVENDSDSSSGLSQGPARPYHPPPLFPPSPPPPDSNPRQPEPGFEPHSSVTPTGYHAPMEPPTSRMFQAPPGAPPPHPQLYPGGAGGGVLSGPPMGPKGGGAASSVGAPSGGKQHPPPTTPISISSSGAGGVPPTKPPNTPVGGGNLPSAPPPATFPHVTPNLPPPPALRPLNNASASPPGLGAQPLPGHLPSPHAMGQGMGGLPPGPEKGPTLAPSPHPLPPVSSSSAPAPPMRYPYSSSSSSSAAASSASSSSSASASQYAASQALPSYPHSFPPPTSLSVSNQPPKYTQPSLPSQAVWSQGPPPPPPYGRLLANSNAHPGPFPPSTGGQSTAHPPAPTHHHHHQQQQQQQQQQQQHHGSSGPPPPGAYPHPLESSNSHHAHPYAMSPSLGSLRPYPPGPAHLPPPHSQVSYSQAGPNGPPASSSSSNSSSSSQGSYPCSHPSPSQGPQGAPYPFPPVPPVTTSSATLSTVIATVASSPAGYKTASPPGPPPYGKRAQSPGAYKTATPPGYKPGSPPSFRTGTPPGYRGASPPAGPGTFKPGSPTVGPGPPLPTAGPSSLSSLPPPPAGPASGPPLNATQIKQEPAEEYETPDSPVPPVRSPSPPPKVVDVPSHASQSARFNKHLDRGFNSCARSDLYFVPLEGSKLAKKRADLVEKVRREAEQRAREEKEREREREREKEREREKERELERSMKLAQEGRAPVECPSLGPVPHRPPFEPGSAVATVPPYLGPDTPALRTLSEYARPHVMSPGNRNHPFYVPLGAVDPGLLGYNVPALYSSDPAAREREREARERDLRDRLKPGFEVKPSELEPLHGVPGPGLDPFPRHGGLALQPGPPGLHPFPFHPSLGPLERERLALAAGPALRPDMSYAERLAAERQHAERVAALGNDPLARLQMLNVTPHHHQHSHIHSHLHLHQQDAIHAASASVHPLIDPLASGSHLTRIPYPAGTLPNPLLPHPLHENEVLRHQLFAAPYRELPASLSAPMSAAHQLQAMHAQSAELQRLALEQQQWLHAHHPLHSVPLPAQEDYYSHLKKESDKPL